A genome region from Micromonospora peucetia includes the following:
- a CDS encoding protein meaA: MDEKALPGRLPERDRPWVMRTYAGHSSAAATNALFRRNLAKGQTGLSVAFDLPTQTGYDPDHELATGEVGRVGVPVAHLGDMRALFEGIPLADMNTSMTINAPAMWLLALYGTVGAEQGADLSRCAGTTQNDIIKEYLSRGTHIFPPAASLRLTADIVAHTLKTMPKWNPVNICSYHLQEAGATPVQEVGFALSTAVAVLDAVRDSGQVPAERMGDVVQRISFFVNAGVRFVEEIAKMRAFGTLWDEITRERYGVQNPKQRRFRYGVQVNSLGLTEAQPENNIQRIVLEMLGVTLSRDARARAVQLPAWNEALGLPRPWDQQWSLRMQQVLAYESDLLEYPDLFEGSLVMTALVDEIVAGARAELDKVLEMGGVVAAVETGYLKSALVASLAERRRRMEAGTDVVVGVNRFTETESSPLTAAGAEAVEQVDPAVEAAATASVRRWRAGRDDAAVDAALARLRADAATTTNLMPATLECVRAGVTTGEWAGALRQMFGEYRAPTGLAGATGAGGDATLAAVRERVAATARELGSGRLRLLVGKPGLDGHSNGAEQIAVRARDAGFEVIYQGIRLTAGQIVAAAVEEDVDLVGLSVLSGSHLAAVPAVLDGLRAAGRPDLPVVVGGIIPAGDAEQLRAAGVARVFTPKDFALTGIIDELVTVVRETNGLR, encoded by the coding sequence ATGGATGAGAAGGCTCTCCCCGGCCGGCTGCCCGAGCGCGACCGCCCGTGGGTGATGCGCACCTACGCCGGGCACAGCTCGGCCGCCGCGACCAACGCGCTCTTCCGCCGCAACCTGGCCAAGGGGCAGACCGGGCTGTCGGTCGCCTTCGATCTGCCGACGCAGACCGGCTACGACCCCGACCACGAGCTCGCCACCGGTGAGGTGGGCCGGGTGGGCGTCCCGGTGGCGCACCTCGGCGACATGCGGGCCCTCTTCGAGGGCATTCCGCTGGCCGACATGAACACGTCCATGACCATCAACGCGCCGGCGATGTGGCTGCTCGCCCTCTACGGCACGGTCGGCGCGGAGCAGGGCGCGGACTTGTCCCGCTGTGCCGGCACCACCCAGAACGACATCATCAAGGAGTACCTCTCCCGGGGCACCCACATCTTCCCGCCGGCCGCGTCGCTGCGGCTCACGGCCGACATCGTCGCGCACACGCTGAAGACGATGCCGAAGTGGAACCCGGTCAACATCTGCTCCTACCACCTCCAGGAGGCCGGTGCGACGCCGGTGCAGGAGGTCGGCTTCGCGCTCTCCACCGCTGTCGCGGTGCTCGACGCGGTCCGTGACTCGGGGCAGGTGCCGGCCGAGCGGATGGGCGACGTCGTGCAGCGGATCTCCTTCTTCGTCAACGCCGGGGTGCGCTTCGTCGAGGAGATCGCCAAGATGCGCGCCTTCGGCACGCTCTGGGACGAGATCACCCGCGAGCGCTACGGCGTGCAGAACCCGAAGCAGCGGCGGTTCCGGTACGGCGTACAGGTCAACTCGCTGGGCCTCACCGAGGCGCAGCCGGAGAACAACATCCAGCGCATCGTGCTGGAGATGCTCGGCGTGACCCTCTCCCGGGACGCCCGGGCCCGCGCCGTCCAGCTGCCCGCCTGGAACGAGGCGCTCGGCCTGCCCCGGCCGTGGGACCAGCAGTGGTCGCTGCGGATGCAGCAGGTGCTCGCGTACGAGTCGGACCTGCTGGAGTACCCGGACCTCTTCGAGGGCTCGCTCGTGATGACCGCGCTGGTCGACGAGATCGTCGCCGGGGCGCGGGCGGAGCTGGACAAGGTGCTGGAGATGGGTGGCGTCGTCGCCGCCGTGGAGACCGGCTACCTCAAGAGCGCGCTGGTCGCCTCGCTGGCCGAGCGGCGTCGCCGGATGGAGGCCGGCACCGACGTGGTGGTCGGCGTCAACCGGTTCACCGAGACCGAGTCGTCCCCGCTGACCGCCGCCGGTGCCGAGGCCGTCGAACAGGTCGACCCGGCGGTCGAGGCGGCGGCCACGGCCTCCGTACGCCGGTGGCGGGCCGGTCGGGACGACGCGGCGGTCGACGCCGCGCTGGCCCGGCTGCGCGCGGACGCCGCGACCACGACGAACCTGATGCCGGCGACACTGGAGTGCGTGCGGGCCGGGGTGACCACCGGCGAGTGGGCCGGCGCGCTGCGGCAAATGTTCGGCGAGTACCGGGCGCCCACCGGTCTGGCCGGCGCCACCGGGGCCGGCGGGGACGCCACCCTGGCCGCCGTCCGGGAGCGGGTCGCCGCCACCGCCCGTGAGCTGGGCAGCGGCCGGCTCCGCCTGCTGGTCGGCAAGCCCGGTCTCGACGGGCACTCCAACGGCGCCGAGCAGATCGCGGTACGCGCCCGCGACGCCGGCTTCGAGGTGATCTACCAGGGCATCCGGCTGACCGCCGGGCAGATCGTCGCCGCCGCCGTGGAGGAGGACGTGGACCTCGTCGGCCTCTCGGTGCTCTCCGGCTCACACCTGGCGGCGGTGCCGGCGGTGCTGGACGGCCTGCGCGCCGCCGGCCGGCCGGACCTGCCGGTGGTGGTCGGCGGAATCATCCCGGCCGGCGACGCGGAGCAACTCCGGGCCGCCGGGGTGGCCCGGGTCTTCACGCCGAAGGACTTCGCCCTGACCGGGATCATCGACGAACTGGTCACCGTGGTCCGCGAAACCAACGGCCTGCGCTGA
- a CDS encoding DUF1540 domain-containing protein, whose translation MTAAMEMPRVQECVVAACSYNHTNDCHAFAITIGSPDHAHCHTFIEMPAVRGGVDGGMTAQVGACQRADCRHNEQLECHAPAIKVGPDNDMADCMTYVSR comes from the coding sequence ATGACCGCAGCAATGGAGATGCCCCGCGTCCAGGAGTGTGTGGTCGCGGCCTGCTCGTACAACCACACCAACGACTGTCATGCCTTCGCCATCACGATCGGCAGCCCGGACCACGCGCACTGCCACACCTTCATCGAGATGCCGGCGGTCCGGGGCGGGGTGGACGGTGGCATGACCGCTCAGGTCGGCGCCTGCCAGCGCGCGGACTGCCGGCACAACGAGCAGCTGGAGTGCCACGCACCGGCGATCAAGGTCGGTCCGGACAACGACATGGCCGACTGCATGACCTACGTCAGCCGCTGA
- a CDS encoding polysaccharide deacetylase family protein, which produces MHVKIPRVPLVATLAAVVAAAALLAVPIPLRAPASAGFIRIPEAARGPAAPTAPTTPNAPTPPASAAPEGTPAATAPGATPPGTRPPVVDHGPRTGNKVALTFDADMTDAMRNQLRSGAVRSYANLKIIDLLERERVPATFFLTGKWVEQYPDVTRRLAGNPRFELANHTYGHLAFTPDCYGLPRIAEREMTADVARTFDVVAAYGGRQTRYFRFPGLCHDRKALAALAPLGVTVVDGDVVSGDPFAKSWRPVVRASLDGVRPGSVIILHVTEANAPMTDEALPHILAGLAERGLEPAPLSEVLGLG; this is translated from the coding sequence GTGCACGTGAAGATCCCCCGCGTTCCGCTCGTCGCGACCCTTGCCGCCGTTGTCGCCGCGGCTGCCCTACTCGCCGTCCCGATCCCCCTCCGCGCCCCGGCCAGCGCCGGCTTCATCCGGATCCCGGAGGCGGCACGAGGCCCGGCGGCCCCGACGGCCCCGACCACACCGAACGCACCGACCCCACCGGCGTCGGCAGCGCCGGAGGGCACACCCGCCGCGACGGCCCCCGGCGCGACCCCGCCCGGGACCAGGCCACCCGTCGTCGACCACGGGCCGCGTACGGGGAACAAGGTGGCGCTCACGTTCGACGCCGACATGACGGACGCGATGCGGAATCAACTACGCAGTGGCGCTGTGCGGTCGTACGCGAACCTGAAGATCATCGACCTGCTGGAGCGGGAGCGGGTGCCCGCCACCTTCTTCCTCACCGGCAAGTGGGTCGAGCAGTACCCGGACGTGACCCGCCGGCTCGCCGGGAACCCGCGCTTCGAGTTGGCCAACCACACGTACGGGCACCTGGCCTTCACTCCGGACTGCTACGGACTGCCCCGAATCGCCGAGCGGGAGATGACCGCCGACGTGGCCCGGACGTTCGACGTGGTGGCCGCGTACGGAGGGCGGCAGACCCGGTACTTCCGCTTCCCCGGCCTGTGCCACGACCGGAAGGCGCTGGCCGCGCTGGCACCGTTGGGGGTGACGGTGGTGGACGGCGACGTGGTCAGCGGTGACCCGTTCGCAAAGTCCTGGCGGCCGGTGGTGCGCGCATCGCTGGACGGGGTGCGTCCCGGCTCGGTGATCATCCTGCACGTGACTGAGGCGAACGCGCCGATGACGGATGAGGCGCTGCCGCACATCCTGGCCGGGTTGGCCGAGCGCGGTCTTGAGCCGGCCCCGCTCTCGGAGGTGCTCGGGCTGGGCTGA
- a CDS encoding DUF4126 domain-containing protein, with protein sequence MLEVLTGTGLAASAGLNAYIPLLTMGLLARYTSLIDLPGGWQWLGNGWVIAILAVLLVVEVVADKVPVVDHVNDVVQTVVRPTAGGLAFGAGSSSETVTVSDPGSFFSSSQWVPVVTGVLIAFGVHLLKSAARPVINATTAGVGAPVASTAEDATSVVMSVVAIILPVLVLAFLLGLVVFLFWFLRRRSVRRRERQAARAAGFRV encoded by the coding sequence GTGCTCGAAGTTCTCACCGGTACCGGTCTCGCCGCCTCGGCAGGGCTGAACGCATACATCCCCCTGCTCACCATGGGTCTCCTGGCCCGCTACACCAGCCTGATCGACCTGCCCGGCGGATGGCAGTGGCTGGGTAACGGCTGGGTGATCGCGATCCTGGCGGTGCTGCTGGTCGTCGAGGTCGTCGCCGACAAGGTGCCGGTGGTCGACCACGTCAACGACGTGGTGCAGACCGTGGTCCGGCCGACCGCCGGCGGCCTGGCGTTCGGCGCGGGCTCGTCCTCGGAGACGGTGACGGTGAGCGACCCGGGCAGTTTCTTCTCGTCGAGCCAGTGGGTCCCGGTGGTGACCGGGGTGCTGATCGCCTTCGGCGTGCACCTGCTGAAGTCCGCCGCCCGACCGGTCATCAACGCGACCACGGCCGGCGTCGGCGCGCCGGTTGCCAGCACCGCCGAGGACGCCACCAGCGTGGTCATGTCGGTCGTGGCGATCATCCTGCCGGTACTGGTGCTGGCGTTCCTGCTCGGGCTGGTCGTCTTCCTCTTCTGGTTCCTGCGCCGCCGCTCCGTACGCCGCCGGGAGCGTCAGGCGGCGCGGGCCGCCGGCTTCCGCGTCTGA
- the nucS gene encoding endonuclease NucS has protein sequence MRLVIAKCSVDYVGRLSAHLPLATRLLMVKADGSVSIHADDRAYKPLNWMSPPCRLEEAPGVWRVVNKAGEELRITLEEIFQDTSYELGVDPGLRKDGVEAHLQELLAANPETLGAGFTLVRREYMTAIGPVDLLCRDGNSGAVAVEVKRRGEIDGVEQLTRYLELMNRDPLLAPVVGVFAAQEIKPQARVLAADRGIRCVVVNYDKLRGIERDELTLF, from the coding sequence GTGCGGTTGGTCATTGCGAAGTGCTCGGTGGACTATGTCGGACGGCTCTCGGCCCATCTGCCGCTGGCCACCCGGTTGCTCATGGTGAAGGCGGACGGGTCGGTGTCGATCCACGCCGACGACCGGGCGTACAAGCCGTTGAACTGGATGAGCCCGCCCTGCCGGTTGGAGGAGGCCCCCGGCGTCTGGCGGGTCGTCAACAAGGCGGGCGAGGAACTGCGGATCACCCTGGAGGAGATCTTCCAGGACACCTCGTACGAGTTGGGTGTCGATCCGGGCCTGCGCAAGGACGGTGTGGAGGCGCACCTCCAGGAGTTGCTGGCGGCCAACCCGGAGACCCTCGGTGCGGGGTTCACGCTGGTCCGCCGGGAGTACATGACCGCGATCGGTCCGGTCGACCTGCTCTGCCGGGACGGTAACTCCGGCGCGGTCGCCGTGGAGGTGAAGCGGCGCGGCGAGATCGACGGCGTGGAGCAGCTCACCCGATACCTGGAACTGATGAACCGGGACCCGCTGCTCGCCCCGGTCGTCGGCGTCTTCGCCGCGCAGGAGATCAAGCCGCAGGCCCGGGTGCTCGCCGCGGACCGTGGTATCCGCTGCGTGGTCGTGAACTACGACAAGCTGCGTGGCATCGAGCGCGACGAGCTCACCCTCTTCTGA
- a CDS encoding methyltransferase domain-containing protein → MRPHRLRFHLVDSDRSWSARQRRRRADWLARTFPDLEKMHVIDLGGRLGTWTRADVRPARVHVVNLERPPADVPGWAEVDRADACDLPARITARRYDLVFSNSVVEHVGGHERRLRFADAVRGLGDRHWVQTPYRYFPIEPHWIAPGMQFLPVRLRTAFARHWPLGHKPTRTHESAIHQVLWTELLDRSQMRHYFPDSQILVERVAGLPKSLIAVRADGPANPSR, encoded by the coding sequence ATGCGCCCCCATCGATTGCGCTTCCACCTCGTCGACAGCGACCGGTCGTGGAGTGCCCGGCAGCGGCGTCGCCGTGCCGACTGGCTGGCCCGAACGTTCCCCGACCTGGAGAAGATGCACGTCATCGACCTGGGCGGCCGGCTCGGCACCTGGACCCGCGCGGACGTGCGGCCGGCCCGCGTACACGTGGTCAATCTGGAGCGACCGCCGGCGGACGTCCCTGGGTGGGCGGAGGTCGACCGGGCCGACGCCTGCGACCTGCCGGCCCGGATCACCGCGCGCCGCTACGACCTGGTCTTCTCCAACTCCGTGGTGGAGCACGTCGGCGGGCACGAGCGGCGGCTGCGCTTCGCCGACGCCGTGCGCGGTCTCGGCGACCGGCACTGGGTGCAGACGCCCTACCGCTACTTCCCCATCGAACCGCACTGGATCGCGCCGGGCATGCAGTTCCTTCCGGTACGGCTGCGCACCGCGTTCGCCCGCCACTGGCCGCTCGGGCACAAGCCGACCCGCACCCACGAGTCCGCCATCCACCAGGTGCTCTGGACGGAACTGCTCGACCGCTCACAGATGCGGCACTACTTCCCCGACTCGCAGATCCTCGTCGAGCGGGTCGCCGGCCTGCCCAAGTCGCTGATCGCCGTCCGCGCGGACGGACCGGCGAACCCGTCCCGGTGA
- a CDS encoding aldehyde dehydrogenase family protein has product MTAVHVPGTPIIEDGRLVSTSPATGAEAGRLPVATAEDVGRAVDRARAAGEWWAGLGFGGRRERLLRWRSLLARRIEEIAELVHTEGGKPVADAVVEVVTAVEHVDWAARNARRVLGPRRVRSRLVLAEFSAHLEYQPYGVVGVIGPWNYPVFTPIGSAAYALAAGNAVVLKPSEYTPAVGQWLVDTFAEVVPEQPVFTAVHGLGDVGAALCRSGVDKVAFTGSSATARKVMAACAESLTPVLLEAGGKDAMIVDADADLDAAAEACVWGALTNAGQTCIGIERVYAVEPVFDAFVGKVVERAGRLTVGPDNADIGPITMPSQVEVIRRHIDDALSRGGRAVLGGADAVQPPYVRPTVLVDVPEDSAAVREETFGPTLTINRVRDADEAVARANALSYGLGGSVFGRRHAVAIARRLRSGMASVNSALTFAGMSTLPFGGVGDSGFGRIHGEDGLREFSRAKAITRRRARSLLPSTTFERTPADVARLVKAIKVIYGR; this is encoded by the coding sequence ATGACGGCTGTGCATGTCCCGGGTACCCCGATCATCGAGGACGGCCGACTGGTCTCGACGAGCCCGGCGACCGGCGCGGAGGCCGGACGCCTGCCGGTCGCCACCGCCGAGGACGTCGGACGGGCCGTCGACCGGGCCCGCGCGGCCGGCGAGTGGTGGGCCGGGCTCGGTTTCGGCGGGCGCCGGGAGCGGCTGCTGCGCTGGCGCAGCCTCCTCGCCCGGCGGATCGAGGAGATCGCCGAGCTGGTGCACACCGAGGGCGGCAAGCCGGTCGCCGACGCCGTCGTCGAGGTCGTCACCGCCGTCGAGCACGTCGACTGGGCGGCCCGCAACGCCCGTCGGGTGCTGGGCCCCCGCCGGGTCCGCTCGCGGCTCGTCCTCGCCGAGTTCTCCGCCCACCTCGAATACCAGCCGTACGGCGTCGTCGGCGTGATCGGCCCGTGGAATTACCCCGTCTTCACCCCGATCGGCTCCGCCGCGTACGCGCTGGCGGCAGGCAACGCGGTGGTGCTGAAGCCCAGCGAGTACACCCCCGCCGTCGGGCAGTGGCTGGTCGACACGTTCGCCGAGGTGGTCCCGGAGCAGCCGGTGTTCACCGCGGTGCACGGGCTCGGCGACGTCGGGGCCGCGCTCTGCCGCTCCGGAGTGGACAAGGTGGCCTTCACCGGCTCGTCGGCGACCGCCCGCAAGGTGATGGCGGCCTGCGCCGAGTCGCTGACGCCGGTACTGCTGGAGGCGGGCGGCAAGGACGCGATGATCGTCGACGCCGACGCCGACCTGGACGCCGCCGCCGAGGCGTGCGTCTGGGGCGCGCTGACCAACGCCGGCCAGACCTGCATCGGCATCGAGCGGGTCTACGCGGTCGAGCCGGTCTTCGACGCCTTCGTTGGCAAGGTGGTCGAGCGGGCCGGCCGGTTGACCGTCGGCCCTGACAACGCCGACATCGGCCCGATCACCATGCCGAGCCAGGTCGAGGTGATCCGCCGGCACATCGACGACGCGCTGTCCCGGGGCGGCCGGGCGGTGCTCGGCGGCGCGGACGCGGTGCAGCCGCCGTACGTGCGGCCGACCGTGCTGGTGGACGTCCCGGAGGACTCCGCCGCCGTACGCGAGGAGACGTTCGGCCCGACCCTGACCATCAACCGGGTGCGCGACGCCGACGAGGCCGTCGCCCGGGCCAACGCCCTGTCGTACGGCCTGGGCGGCTCGGTCTTCGGCCGGCGGCACGCGGTGGCGATCGCCCGGCGGCTGCGCTCGGGGATGGCGTCGGTGAACTCGGCGCTGACCTTCGCCGGGATGTCGACCCTGCCGTTCGGCGGCGTCGGCGACTCCGGCTTCGGGCGCATCCACGGCGAGGACGGGCTGCGCGAGTTCAGCCGCGCCAAGGCCATCACCCGACGACGGGCCCGGTCGCTGCTGCCCTCGACGACCTTCGAGCGGACGCCGGCCGACGTCGCCCGACTTGTCAAGGCCATCAAGGTCATCTACGGCCGGTGA
- a CDS encoding FHA domain-containing protein: MEEHSELRPLLTVAGGSMRGLSFRVGPERQVIGRAPTADIVVYDGHLSRRHAEIWLTGEGVALADLGSTNGTWLNDRRIIGVERLADGDVVRLGRTELRVFDPGVARTDPVGFSFGEPRRDRRPTLPLPIAAPPVPGVDPVPPVAISAVLSAPS; the protein is encoded by the coding sequence ATGGAGGAGCATTCGGAACTCAGGCCGTTGTTGACGGTGGCTGGCGGGTCGATGCGGGGGCTGAGCTTTCGGGTCGGCCCCGAGCGGCAGGTCATCGGCCGGGCGCCGACCGCCGACATCGTGGTGTACGACGGGCACCTGAGCCGCCGGCACGCCGAGATCTGGCTGACGGGCGAGGGGGTGGCCCTGGCGGATCTGGGCTCCACCAACGGCACCTGGCTGAACGACCGGCGGATCATCGGCGTGGAGCGGCTGGCCGACGGGGACGTGGTCCGGCTGGGCCGCACCGAGTTGCGGGTCTTCGACCCGGGCGTGGCGCGGACCGACCCGGTGGGGTTCAGCTTCGGCGAACCGCGCCGGGACCGACGCCCGACCCTGCCGTTGCCGATCGCGGCGCCGCCGGTACCCGGCGTCGACCCGGTGCCGCCGGTGGCGATTTCGGCGGTGCTGTCCGCGCCGTCCTGA
- a CDS encoding alpha/beta fold hydrolase: protein METGQRLVSANGITQAVRVAGPPDGVPVLLIHGNCSSAAFWEPLVRRLPATIRVVAPDLRGYGLSDTAPVDATRGLTDFADDVAALLDEPSLFTPGTRPVVAGHSLGGGVAMRLLVDHPDRVGALLLAAPVSPYGYGGTRDLTGTPTTPDFAGTGGGTANRDFVERLAAGDRGADDPTSPRAVLRATYVADPASLGDDEELLLDSLLSTATGDDNYPGTAAASANWPGTAPGRRGVLNALSPAYFRIADELVAVAAKPPITWIHGDADVIVSDTAMMDLAHLGSLGVLPGWPGAEACPAQPMVGQTRAVLERYAAAGGAYREVLLPGCGHSPHLERPTEFVAELLRLTGRVG, encoded by the coding sequence ATGGAAACCGGACAGCGGCTGGTGTCGGCGAACGGAATCACCCAGGCGGTACGGGTGGCCGGGCCGCCGGACGGCGTTCCCGTGCTGCTGATCCACGGCAACTGCTCGTCGGCGGCCTTCTGGGAACCGCTGGTACGGCGACTGCCGGCCACGATCCGGGTGGTCGCGCCCGACCTGCGTGGCTACGGGCTGAGCGACACCGCCCCGGTGGACGCGACCCGGGGGCTGACCGACTTCGCCGACGACGTCGCCGCGTTGCTCGACGAGCCGTCCCTCTTCACGCCCGGCACCCGGCCCGTGGTGGCGGGGCACTCGCTCGGCGGTGGGGTGGCCATGCGGCTGCTCGTCGATCACCCGGACCGGGTGGGTGCGCTGCTGCTCGCCGCGCCGGTGTCGCCGTACGGCTACGGCGGCACCCGGGACCTGACGGGGACGCCGACCACCCCCGACTTCGCCGGTACCGGCGGGGGCACCGCCAACCGGGACTTCGTCGAGCGGCTGGCCGCCGGTGACCGGGGCGCGGACGACCCGACCAGCCCACGCGCCGTGCTGCGGGCCACCTACGTGGCGGACCCGGCCTCGCTGGGCGACGACGAGGAACTGCTGCTGGACAGCCTCCTGTCCACCGCGACCGGCGACGACAACTATCCCGGCACGGCGGCGGCGTCGGCGAACTGGCCCGGCACCGCACCGGGACGGCGTGGAGTGCTCAACGCCCTCTCCCCGGCGTACTTCCGGATCGCCGACGAGTTGGTCGCCGTGGCCGCCAAGCCGCCGATCACCTGGATCCACGGAGACGCCGACGTGATCGTCTCGGACACCGCGATGATGGACCTGGCCCACCTCGGCTCGCTGGGTGTGCTGCCCGGCTGGCCAGGGGCGGAGGCCTGCCCGGCGCAGCCGATGGTGGGGCAGACCCGGGCGGTGCTGGAGCGTTACGCGGCGGCCGGCGGGGCGTACCGCGAGGTGCTGCTCCCCGGCTGCGGGCACAGCCCGCACCTGGAACGACCGACCGAGTTCGTCGCCGAGCTGCTGAGGCTGACCGGCAGGGTGGGCTGA
- a CDS encoding 3-hydroxyacyl-CoA dehydrogenase family protein, producing the protein MARDFTSVGVVGLGTMGAGIVEVFARNGVDVVAVEVSGDGLERGRAILTGSTDRAVAKGKLAEADRDALLSRVRFEVGLDALRSVDLVIEAVPEHLDLKQRIFAELDRVCKPEAILATNTSSLSVTEISVATTRPNQVIGIHFFNPAPVMKLVEVVRTVVTSADVVADVEALCKRLGKVDVTISDRAGFIANALLFGYLNHAVGMFEAHYATREDIDAAMKLGCGLPMGPLALMDLIGLDTAYEILDTMYRRGGRDRRHAPVPLIKQMVTAGLLGRKSGRGFYTYERPGSPVVVPDERTPVATEAAAGDGARAIAKVGIVGSGTMATGIIEVFAKAGYEVVSVTRGAEKSARVFEAVKTSLNKGVVRGKLSEADRDAALGRINWSATLEHLADVDLVVEAVVEELSVKKALFASLDEICKPGVVLATTTSSLPVIDVAMATQRPADVVGLHFFNPAPLMPLVEVVETIRTSAETTATARAVCAALGKTGVVCGDRSGFIVNALLFPYLNDAVKMLEASYSTADDIDHAMKLGCGYPMGPFELLDVVGLDVSLAIQRELYLELREPGFAPAPLLEHLVTAGYLGRKSGRGFRDHTRR; encoded by the coding sequence GTGGCGCGCGATTTCACCAGCGTGGGCGTTGTGGGTCTGGGAACCATGGGCGCCGGCATCGTCGAGGTATTCGCGCGCAACGGGGTCGACGTCGTCGCGGTCGAGGTCTCCGGGGACGGGCTGGAGCGCGGCCGGGCCATCCTCACCGGGTCGACGGACCGGGCCGTGGCCAAGGGCAAGCTCGCCGAGGCCGACCGGGACGCGCTGCTGAGCCGGGTCCGGTTCGAGGTCGGGCTGGACGCGCTGCGCTCGGTGGACCTGGTCATCGAGGCGGTGCCCGAGCACCTGGACCTGAAGCAGCGGATCTTCGCCGAGCTGGACCGGGTCTGCAAGCCCGAGGCGATCCTGGCCACCAACACCTCGTCGCTGAGCGTCACCGAGATCTCTGTTGCCACCACCCGGCCCAACCAGGTGATCGGCATCCACTTCTTCAACCCGGCCCCGGTGATGAAGCTGGTCGAGGTGGTCCGCACGGTGGTCACCTCCGCCGACGTGGTTGCCGACGTGGAGGCGCTCTGCAAGCGGCTCGGCAAGGTCGACGTCACCATCAGCGACCGCGCCGGTTTCATCGCCAACGCGCTGCTCTTCGGCTACCTCAACCACGCCGTCGGCATGTTCGAGGCGCACTACGCCACCCGCGAGGACATCGACGCCGCCATGAAGCTCGGCTGCGGCCTGCCGATGGGTCCGCTGGCGCTGATGGACCTGATCGGCCTGGACACCGCGTACGAGATCCTCGACACCATGTACCGGCGCGGCGGGCGGGACCGCCGGCACGCCCCGGTGCCGCTGATCAAGCAGATGGTCACCGCCGGGCTGCTCGGTCGCAAGTCCGGCCGGGGCTTCTACACCTATGAGCGGCCGGGCTCCCCGGTCGTCGTACCCGACGAGCGGACGCCGGTGGCGACGGAGGCCGCGGCCGGCGACGGCGCCCGCGCTATCGCGAAGGTCGGTATCGTCGGATCCGGGACGATGGCCACCGGCATCATCGAGGTCTTCGCGAAGGCCGGCTACGAGGTCGTCTCGGTGACCCGGGGCGCGGAGAAGTCCGCCAGGGTCTTCGAGGCGGTCAAGACCTCGCTCAACAAGGGCGTGGTGCGCGGCAAACTCAGCGAGGCCGACCGGGACGCCGCGCTCGGCCGGATCAACTGGTCGGCGACCCTGGAACATCTCGCCGACGTCGACCTCGTCGTCGAGGCCGTGGTCGAGGAGCTGAGCGTCAAGAAGGCCCTCTTCGCCAGCCTCGACGAGATCTGCAAGCCGGGCGTCGTGCTCGCCACCACCACCTCGTCGCTGCCGGTGATCGACGTCGCGATGGCCACCCAGCGGCCCGCCGACGTGGTCGGGCTGCACTTCTTCAACCCGGCACCGCTCATGCCGCTGGTCGAGGTCGTGGAGACCATCCGCACCTCGGCGGAGACCACCGCCACCGCCCGCGCGGTCTGCGCGGCGCTGGGCAAGACGGGTGTGGTCTGCGGCGACCGGTCCGGCTTCATCGTCAACGCGCTGCTCTTCCCGTACCTCAACGACGCGGTGAAGATGCTGGAGGCGAGCTACTCCACCGCCGACGACATCGACCACGCGATGAAGCTGGGCTGCGGCTACCCGATGGGCCCGTTCGAGCTGCTCGACGTGGTCGGCCTGGACGTCTCGCTGGCCATCCAGCGGGAGCTCTACCTGGAGCTGCGCGAGCCGGGCTTCGCGCCCGCGCCGCTGCTGGAGCATCTGGTCACGGCCGGCTACCTGGGCCGCAAGAGTGGTCGTGGCTTCCGCGACCACACCCGTCGCTGA
- a CDS encoding SigE family RNA polymerase sigma factor has protein sequence MTFEEYVSSRGPALIRLARLLTGDEHRAEDLTQDVLARAYVHWRRIARVDRPDVYVRRMLVNANNSWWRRRTNRELATADFAERPQRGDLSGETAERDALWRLVLALPNRQRAVLVLRYYEDLDDATIAQILGCSPVTVRTHAMRALIHLRERYGVPATNGSGL, from the coding sequence GTGACCTTCGAGGAGTACGTCAGCAGCCGGGGCCCGGCCCTGATCCGGCTGGCCCGGCTGCTGACGGGTGACGAGCACCGGGCCGAGGACCTCACGCAGGACGTCCTGGCCCGCGCGTACGTGCACTGGCGGCGGATCGCCCGGGTCGACCGGCCGGACGTGTACGTGCGCCGGATGCTGGTCAACGCCAACAACTCCTGGTGGCGTCGGCGCACGAACCGGGAACTGGCCACCGCCGACTTCGCGGAACGGCCGCAGCGCGGCGACCTGAGCGGCGAGACAGCCGAGCGGGACGCCCTGTGGCGCCTCGTCCTCGCATTGCCGAACCGCCAGCGGGCGGTGCTCGTGCTGCGCTACTACGAGGATCTCGACGACGCGACCATCGCCCAGATCCTCGGCTGCTCGCCGGTCACCGTCCGCACCCACGCCATGCGGGCGCTCATCCACCTCCGGGAGCGCTACGGCGTCCCGGCCACGAACGGGAGTGGGCTGTGA